A region of Spodoptera frugiperda isolate SF20-4 chromosome 26, AGI-APGP_CSIRO_Sfru_2.0, whole genome shotgun sequence DNA encodes the following proteins:
- the LOC118264509 gene encoding uncharacterized protein LOC118264509, producing MCGTDSVHQNMERRAGLVVVLWVAIFPLYRADNLELLLGTLRTHQKAACDEEMVTLICPRGTTISIQVAQYGASATQGSCASDLAEYQPVAVEVVGDTSCIWPSALQYSLLQTVVEACQKKRQCKFHTSPKAFGVDPCPGSRRFVEVAYKCRPYEFRSKVGCENDVLHLSCNPHSRVAIYSAQYGRTEYDSIQCPQPRGMKEETCLEPYATETAMRECHGKRRCVLSADSNMFGKPCRAGSRTYLKVVYTCVPRTVLKERYESAPEEDEVAHDVSDLEHDEVDETNDRWWGESAVPPAPAVAAVPPQRPTASTSLNITSISRDEPSASPPRHHLASDDQFDIMYVYIIAGVAVSLLLCIILGVIRCVMTKQTSEQPKGPDVSATTEIPNGFNDSISEVDNDINITSLSGPVDTVDSGIKQDIQYSNVALSPKINKYVGRPVPNTYPHVSTNMYGQVAEFPIEMPLRTMPHGTLGRGVAVKTLPRVQIQSETDPNTRSLYRYSNAQYYFG from the exons AACTTCTTCTGGGTACACTTCGAACACATCAGAAGGCTGCTTGTGATGAGGAGATGGTGACGCTCATATGTCCTCGAGGAACCACCATCAGCATCCAAGTGGCTCAGTATGGAGCTTCGGCTACACAAGGATCCTGTGCTTCAGACCTGGCAGAGTATCAGCCGGTAGCTGTCGAAGTAGTTGGAGATACTTCATGTATCTGGCCCAGCGCTTTACAG TATTCCTTGTTACAGACAGTGGTGGAAGCGTGTCAGAAGAAGCGACAGTGTAAATTCCACACAAGCCCCAAGGCCTTTGGAGTCGACCCCTGCCCGGGCTCTAGAAGATTCGTTGAAGTCGCATACAAATGCCGTCCCT ACGAGTTCAGAAGTAAAGTTGGTTGTGAGAATGATGTGCTGCACTTAAGTTGCAATCCTCACTCGAGGGTCGCAATATACTCAGCTCAGTATGGAAGAACGGAGTATGACTCGATCCAGTGTCCACAGCCACGAGGAATGAAGGAAGAAA CTTGCTTGGAGCCATATGCCACGGAGACTGCCATGAGGGAGTGCCATGGTAAAAGAAGATGTGTTCTCTCTGCGGACAGTAACATGTTCGGCAAGCCGTGTCGAGCCGGGAGTCGAACCTACCTCAAAGTTGTTTACACTTGCG TTCCCCGTACGGTGTTAAAGGAGAGGTACGAGAGTGCCCCTGAAGAGGATGAGGTTGCTCACGACGTGTCCGATCTTGAACACGATGAAGTCG ATGAGACCAACGACCGCTGGTGGGGAGAGTCCGCAGTGCCACCAGCTCCAGCAGTAGCTGCAGTTCCACCTCAACGGCCCACAGCTTCGACCAGTCTCAACATCACTAGCATCAGCAGGGATGAGCCCTCAGCATCACCACCACGACACCATCTGGCCAGCGATG ATCAATTCGACATCATGTACGTATACATCATAGCTGGAGTCGCTGTTAGCCTTCTACTCTGTATCATCCTGGGCGTCATTCGCTGCGTCATGACCAAACAAACCTCAGAACAACCAAAGGGCCCAGACGTCTCAGCCACAACAGAAATCCCTAACGGATTCAACGACAGCATATCTGAAGTTGATAACGATATCAACATAACCAGTCTATCTGGACCCGTCGACACAGTCGACTCGGGTATCAAGCAAGATATTCAGTACTCCAACGTGGCTCTTAGCCCCAAAATCAATAAGTATGTTGGCCGACCAGTGCCCAATACGTACCCTCATGTGAGCACTAATATGTATGGACAGGTGGCCGAATTCCCTATAGAAATGCCTCTTCGAACTATGCCGCATGGCACGTTAGGGCGCGGAGTTGCGGTCAAAACTCTGCCAAGAGTTCAAATACAATCTGAAACGGACCCTAACACAAGGAGTTTATATCGATATTCTAACGCCCAATATTACTTCGGGTGA